The genomic segment CTATTTTCTGTAGAATTAGTAAACAATTTCTGTATTGGATATTTAACGCACACAATCTATTTGTTTCCTGGAATTACATCAGAAGTAGTTTCAATATTTAAAGTTCCATAAACTGCTTACAGattaaataaactctgttcGTTCACGATTCATTAAATTTCAGTCGTCATGCTACAGATGTCCCTCTAGATTTtctccttgtgtgttttgtaactGTTGAGCGGTGCATGCAACAAAACTGCTGAGGGAAGATGATCGCTTGATCAGCCACTAACCTGCTAACCATTTATTTTGGCTgaagtaacattttaatttgctgACTGTTAAGGGGTTTATTATAAGTTTATTTGCAGTAAGCTAGTGCTGAAAGTGATTTTACAGATATCACAGTGGTGCAATCTGAATAAAACGGACTCAAGAGCCTGAAGAGTGTGAGTTTATAGCGGAGGAAGATTCTCCATTACATGAAATTGAGACGTGTGATTACAGAACATGGTACAAACATGCTTTTCATTAATATTATTGGTCAGGCGGGATCCAGCTGTCTGCTCTCAAAACTCTGAATTTGCTGTAGGGCGTTGCTTCATGCTACAAAGCCAATGAGTGTTACTGCCACAAAGATCTCCTGTTCACCGATGATTAGTTATGCTGCCCGTGCTCCATGGATATGAATAGTCCCTTTGTTCTAGTGTGTTCGTCTTGCTCTGCACTTCAAGTCCCTAGTGTTGTCCTCCCGTCCTTAGCAACGCCTCCTCGTCACAGATCCTGTAATAATGTTGACACACGGTTAAATGGTGTCATTGATTCAGTAAAGCTGGCCAGATGCACGCCAACAACTTCAACTTTCATTTAAAGGTGCGACCAAAATTATtatgaaactgaaaacatcagGTCGGTGAGACTGTAAACTTTGTAAACAGgtaaaaaaattggaaaaccTGGCTGACACTGACGTTTATTCAAACCTCCTTCATAAAAGATCTTTCATGGGATGAACTATATCCTagtgaattaaatcaaatgatgTGGGGGGGCTGACAGTATTCTATTCAATAACACGTCACATAGTTtcttaaagaagaaaaactgtcgcaaaacacaaaacctcaTGTTGGTTGTGGTCATGGGGGGAGGGCATGtgttcacacatcacacacaatcaAGCCGCTGTTTATTACAATTGTCCACTTTGAATTGCTGGACTGTTTACTGCTTTGCCCACCAGCATTTTAAACTTATTTCCTGGTTGTAGGTGCTGGTGTGATCACAGTGGGTAGCTGTTGAGAGAGTGCAAACTGCCTTATTAGCCAGAAAGTGTAGGGAGTGAAGTCTCCTACTTTAATTGAAGATACACATATCCATTAGTGTTTATGCTTTTCAAGTTGATATTTTCAAGTGAAAGAAGCTGATTTTGTCAGCCTCATTTTTAGCAGTCTGACATAATAATGTTCTCCTCTTACTTGACAGAACCCAAAGATGATAATCCGGTGGTAACTGTATCTTCAAATGTGACCATCCAGACCCAGGACACAAGTGACTTAGATACGTCGCCGCTTGagcacagcaacacaactgtagCAGAGCCCCAAAACGCTACAAAATCTGTTGACAATGACCCCACATCAGCAGTAACAACTCCTCAAGAGGAAAGCAAGGCATCTCCCGCTAACACAGAAATGCAAGCTGAGATCATTGCGACCTCTGCAGATAAACCTCAGCAAGAACCCGCCGGCACTGAGGAGCAAAAAGCCGTCAGCACTGGGCAGCAAGTACCCGTCAGCACTGGGGACCAAAAAGCCGTCAGCACTGGGGAGCAAAAAACAGATGCAGCTGTCACGGTTGATGCGCCAGAGGAACCCGCTGATCCAGATAACATCACAGCCACTGCTGCAGAAGTCCCCACCACCCCAGTGAAAACCCAAGAACCAGCTGAACCTATAACAGAAAAAATTGAGCCAACCGCCTCTGACGAGAAAATCCCCAGCGTATCGAAGGCGTCCGAAGAGCAGGACCCTGAACCGGGCCTGCTGCAGACCACTGAGAGAGGACCCATTGATTTAGATAGTTACACGGATGAGGATGACAAAGACGACGAAGATGACGGAACCTATGGACAGAGCGACGACATCGACAGCGATGACAATATGGAGACGACTGACAACGATTACCTCAATGTTGCAGTTGGGGAGAAAGACCAGACGCTGAGCACGCACCAGCAGTCAGGCAGGATGGAGGTGATACATCACAATGAAGTAGAGAGCTACAACACGGAGGACGAGGACTCGCACTTCTTCTTCCATCTGGTCATCCTGGCTTTCCTGGTGGCCATCATCTACATCACCTATCACAACAAGAGGAAGGTGAGTGTTGGCATTGCCACCGCTGGCCAGCAAATTGGCCTCACGCGCTACAGTGGCAGTTCAGGGGAATAAGAGGAAAATCATCATAGAACGCATCACACTCCTTATTACTCATTGGCTCTTAAAGTTAGAAAATACTCATAAAACAGTCCAAGCTGAGCTACAGTTAAGCATTGGGTTAAATGATGTGGTGTGCAACGACGCAGAGAAGCACATCACAGCTTTTCCATGTGACCAGAAGGAAGGTGCAGGGAGCTGACATAAATATAGGAATTGTATATTCTGTTATTTAGAGCCAGATATTTCCCCCTGGGACTCAGGACTGTGCACTGCACacaaagatgtgtttttttcatattttcacatcTAAAATATTTCTCTCAAGTTTCCGTTTCTCTTTGTGGCTACATGCAGCTTTATGTAAATATACAACTCAAGATTTGGTCATGACACCGTTttgtcctgtgttttttttcaaccacactaaataataaaagcaaCCTCAGCGCTTCATTCCTTAGGTATTGAACAAAGCTTAGGTATTGAACAAAGCTCCTGGTGGTTGGATTTATTTCATCCATAGATCAATATCCTGGTGAAGAACTTGCAGttggtattttttatttggagttgtttttcttttgagaggaaagttttataatttataataaaaagtaaagttgGATCTTACAGCCGAAGAGGGGATTCCAATTATGTAGTCTTTCAACTTTTCTGCTCGCCTGTTAACCAAGGAATATTTGTACTTGATCAGCACTCACACATCCATTTGATTTCTATCTTATATTCCCCCGTCTTCTCTTCAGATCTTCCTCTTGACTCAGAGTCGGCGCTGGAAGGACGGTCTGTGTTCCCGCAACAACGTGGAGTACCACCGCCTGGACCAGAACGTCAACGAGGCCATGCCATCCCTCAAGATGACCCGTGACTACATTTTTTGATCCACTTTCTCAGGATCATGTCCGGACCTGTGCAGAGCCAGTCGGCCATCTTTCTTCCCGGCAGGTTGCATTGTCACGACGCTGTGCTTTGTCCTGGAGCTTGATAGATGCTTTCTCTTGCTTTGCGACCCAgttggagagaaggaggtgttGTCGTCTTTTGGATAGACTTATctgcaggatttattttttactcttcATCTGTTATtcctatattttatattttaatatgatttcctctttgtttttctaaattgatAACTTGggattgaaatatatttaactttaattttgGTTTTAGCCTATAGGGGTCCCTCTACACCTATATTTTCTTCTTGCATTCTGtcataatatattttaataatcaaaataagAGTTCGAAgatttaaaaactaatttaaccTTTAGGTCATAATATAATGCGTAATAAAATCAGTCGAATATTTCCCCCAAGATTTATTGATGAAGATTTTCTGTCAGTCACTGGCCAAGATGGGAAATGACTGTCTCGTTTTCAAAGCAATTGTTGTGTCAGGCATACTTTTGTTAGGTGTACGTCAAATACTGGAGTTAAAGTAAAAGAAACACCGGgtaatttgatttaaagacATATAAAGTtgaaatgtatgtgtttttaaattaacaagATCATTTTTTAACTtataatttctttaacattaagTTCAAAATTCCATTAAGCATCACGTTAAAAGGACTCTTTAGGTGAAGGGTATGTTCTCGTGATTAAGCCATTTAAAAGAAGACAGATGCTGTATTTAGTTCAGGTTTCAATGAACTGGTCGTGTAAGGGAGAAGCCCTTTTTACCACCAGATGTTTCCCCTCTTCATCAGTTCATATTTACTCATCTGATATggtatctcttcttcttctgcccaGATTTTGCTATGTAGAAATGCTGGGGCTGGCCCTCTTTGCTTTTTATGACTTCGGTGAAGTCTCTATCAACCAGTCTTTATCATATTTGTGGCAAAAAAGCGTCTGTTTTCCCTCCTGCTCACAAAGAATGAAGTAGTTAGCTTCTGTCACAGTAGGAAGTTGGTGGACTGTTTTCGTTGTTcatcagatgtttttttgcaCGCTCTGTGTGGCCTAATGATCTCGAGCACCATTTCTTTGTCGCTGTGTCTTGCCTTCAGTTAATTCGCTGTAACCGCCACACGAATCCTCATATTTGATATCAATCTTTTGTCGCCTTCTCTCAGTTGTTTCCATCTGTCTTGTCCGTGAACAAGGTATTCAGTGGGTAGATAGATAATGCGATTTGCACTGTGCCATCATAGAATATGGGCCGAGGGTGGGAGATGACAGATCTTGCAATCAACAGTAGAAACTGTGCAATCTTGTTTTTGTCAATAAAGCACAAATTGTGTACAGAGCCCTTGCGTTATCTGTCTTGTTTGTCCAGCCCAGGCGATACATCTAACATTCTTGTCCTCTGTCGGATTGTTTGGCATCCAAAGTATTTTCAGGTGCAGAGGCTTCTGTGATCCAGCTCCCTCTGTGGTAAATGTTGAGCTTAACGTTGGCATCACTACAGGAATATGATAAACTTTCACTTTGTCTGTGGCTCAGAGGTTGAGCCCCCAAAAAATAGTGGTTAAAAGTTTTACCTATTAATAGAATTAAAAGCAGTTTAGATTTTAGAACTGAAACATTTCTTATTTGCAAAACAAAGCGAATATGTTCTTCTCCAATTTCAATACTAAAGGATGAACTGAAATAGGAAAAAAAAGCAGCTTCAGTTGTATGATGGGTAAAAGGATCATAACTTTTCCTGTAACGTTGAGCACTACTGACTGCTAAATAGTGTAGTTAGGGACTTCACCACAGGGAGgcagtgtgcacacacaaataagcGTAAAGTCCaacctgtgtgttttctgctgtcTTATAACAAACTGTGATGCGGAGTTTCACCGTATACTGAGCAATGCACAACACAGCAAGGATGCTCCGCCTGCACTAATAAAAATGCAATTGGAAAATTTGGTATTCCACTGCTTGTTCCTCTCAGTGTGACACAAATAATGACAGCATAATAAAGGAGAGTTTGAGCTGAAATACCTCTACAACTATTTAATATTTCTCTCACAGTGTGTGGAAGGAAGTATGCGGAATGTGCCATagagggcagaaaaaaaaaaacacagtctctctttgtgtgtgtgtgtgtgtgtgtgtcttatattCAGAGCACAACACCAGCAGCGAGATGGATGTTCAACAGCAGATGGGATTTCATTTACAGCGTGAAAGTATAAAAAGTGTCTCACGCCATGTCtctcttttaaatgtattaaacagCAGAGATTGACAACacagatggaggcagagagagagagactaagtTACACATGCATATCTTTAACTGTCCAGTTTTGATTAATGGTTGTCACAGTCTGTTGTTTGAGCAGAATTTGTCCAAATAAACTCCGGACCTTTAGAGTGAAATGCTGTCAAGGCAAGATGACAAATTTAAAGAATTTTAAACTGCAGAGCgacataaattaattaattccaAGATGGTTTATTCTACTAGAAGAGATGTTATCACCTCAAATGTATTACAGCAACACTGTGagttttactgagcaacagcgccccctgcagccacatgtggtgATTCATTCTCTGAGCCATTAAGGGGTTttaaagtggaggaaaaacaaagcctATCATAGTCCCccctcactgaactgaaacacatcTGAATGGGGGAGCATTACCCATGATTCctggcttcctgaaccagaggagTTGCTGCTGAAGCAAATACACCAAACCCTGAGTAGAATTCGTCATATGTTAAGTTTCCTCCTTGAATATCAGAGATAAAAGCTGTTTTTGTAGTGACTTctaagtctttttaactgatctgcAGTTTGGCATTACTCTTGAACTTGCTGGGCCTGATTATGACAATTTAATCAGTCAGTTccacacttctcacaggagatcgtaCCCACTCACCAAGGCGAAGGTATTGAAGGAAATTATCTCTTTTGTAAAGGAAGAAATGTTTGGTCGACTGTATCATTGGTTAAATATGTATGATTATTAAATGGGCTTTAATTTCTCAAGAAGACAATGAGATTCATCATCAAGATTTTGGATCGTTACAACTTAATTcacataaaataacattttacccTTGAAATCTCAGACTTCTTTTCCTTTATATGACCCTCATACTCAAAACTGACCTATGCAACTAGGATGCTTCTCAAGGACACAAGATATGTTTATGGTCTCTACCCTTAACTTTTTGAACAATATGATTTTCTGAACTTGAATTCAAATTAGTCTAAagtttatgtatatttgttgtATAAAATCTATCAACTTTATTTGGTTTGGGGATGGATTTTGGTTGTAACACACAACTGCTACATGTCGTCAAGCCTTTTAAACTGCGTGAACATGGTATCTGAGTTTCTACAGGGAGTGAAACCTGTCACAGGTTTGACCCGCTTTCCCCCACGTGTCATTAAAATCATCTCAATGAAGAAAGTGAACTCCTTCCTGCTTATTAACCAGAGGTCGGGCTGCATAAAATCATCTGTCAGGCCCCTTCAATGTTAAACCTGTGGATGAACACGCAGGAAGTGCTTGGCTGCCGGCGGCGTTGCCATCAGCCGATAAGATAACCAGGCTCTGTGGATATTTGTACAAAGTTCTACCTGAAAGACGGCAGCAAATGAAATCTACCAGCCGGAAAATCTCAACACTACTTTGGCTCAGTGAGGGGTGAAAGATCCTGATGATGGTTATCCAGTGGCTCTTTGAAAAGGATTTTATAACTCTCATAAGAAAATAATTCTCAAGAGAACAACATCCCTCGGTTGAGCTCGCTGAGAGTTAAGCGCTCACCCATACTGGTTGGTCATGACATTTGCTTATTCAATGGTTTTTATGCAACGCTGTCATTATAAATGGATCATCACTGATGGTTGATCTTCAGATGTGAAGTTAGAAACGATTTGAACGTGTTGTAATGACATTCAGTCAAactaaaaaacatatttatttgacaAGTAACCTTTGAAGATTATTGGTGCATTCACTAATTTATTCTTACATAATTTCTATGAATACTTAATTCCTTAAAATATCGACTCTTATCAGTGACTTCACTAAAACAGAAAGATATTAAACTCTCACTTTGCatgcaatatatattcaaatttttATGAGATGccatttttgttgttattattgttttttcctCAGGTTGAAATTAAATTACGTTTACACCCTGTCCGCCTCTTTGTTATTTGGTATGGCAGCAGGATTACCCCAAAACTCAGATTTActggaaacttggtggaaggatggttTATGGGccaaaaaataacatgtttttggctgatttcccagggaataaatcatgaatcttgatgaaaagaaccTGGCATATCTAATAAACtgacatctatgagtgtgtgcaatatGGTGCAGCTTCATTGAGTAAACTGGGACTGGGGTCTGTGCTCTattgagtgccagtctagttgaaatataaaatactttCCCATATTCATACCCAAATtcaaagcagcaacacaacctCAGGCTTTGCTTTAATTAGTTACAACAAAACATGTCTCAAGTCCTCTTCATTATGACAGTAATGCAGGGAGGAACCAGAGGCAGGCAAATAAAGGCATCAACAAACAAGCCAATTGTGGCTTCACCGGCAGCAGGTTTATGGTCAGAAAATGTTCCTCTCCAGCAGAAACACATATTTTCCTCCCATGTCCTGATAAATAAACCAGCAAACGCACCAGTTTACCCCATTATACATCGTGCAGGTTTATGGGAATAATCTGCACAGCTGGAAAGCACTTTTGACGGAGCCCACTGCTTTTATGAAACTATCCATCAAGGACAATTCTGACAGATATTGACCGACCTGGCCTCCTCCGTAataatttctgtattttcagcACTGGCTGGATTAGATTGGCCCGGTGCTTATATCCCCTGTTCCGCGGGTATCcatttttatcacaaaaaagaGGTCGATATATCGAGCAGGCAGGAGACCTGGAGGTGAAACAGATAAAACAGCCGGGGTGAAGTCCGGAGCTTATCCAAGCACACGCTGTAGTGATCAAATCGGGTGGTCGAGGCTCCTGGCGGCTGCACGCTGCTCCACTGAGGGTCTCTCTCACCAGATTCTCTGCCTAACAAACTGGTATAAGATAGTGTTTTACACAACGAGGTGAACAAGGTGTCAAAGTGTGGGACAAATTCAGCAAATTGACATTTATGAAAAGAGGTTTTAGTTCAGAATCTGGTCCCATGTGAGATACTGTGCCTTCGATCTAATAACAGGATGGAATCTAATGTTGTTTACGTTGCTTACTCTGGAAAATTACTTTTGGGGAAGGAAAGTAAATGAGCATCTATCTTCCATCATCAGCTCACACCATGATGCCCTCGACCCCCGACTGATCCCATTTCTGCAGCCATCAGTGTGGTTACAGTGCACTGCTAccagctgtgtgtatgtgtgtttgtgtgtgtgtgtgtgtgtgtgtgtgtgtgtgtgttaaaaaccAAGCTTTCCACCAAATACTGTTTGCAATTTGATCTTTAAAGAAAccaagaaatgaaaaaagaaatatatatatatatatatataacggTATAGAGTGAAGCTTGGCTCAAATTGGTGCAAGGTGGAAGAAGAAAGTCTTCATGGGTATAAAAGCTCCAGCATCACTTTTAGTAATGAAAGACCGACGCCTTCAGCCCCACAGCTCTAAACTCTGTTGCTCTCATTACTTCACTTCCAGTGAGAGTTTTAatctttctgtttcctgtgtaaTGCACAGTGTAGGTGCAGCACATGACATAAGACTCATGTTTCCTTCATATTGTGGTGAGCTGTGGGCTTCTTTTCTGCTTATTGCTGCAGGCTTTCCACTGCACTAACTTCTTCTTTCGCCACAGTACACAAAGTGGAGATTCTTCAGACGTGATCTCAACAAAATGACATCCAGTGttcacctttcacacctgaagaAGACACTGGGAGTTTGGGTTCACAACACAACGTGGTCTCATGAAACAATTAGTAAGATATCGTCCTAAAAGTTATGTCCACCTTTACGTAAAGAATCATACGAATTTTTAGCGCTACATTTTCGGACCTCCGCAGCGCTCTGATAAAGCAAGATGGCGGAGATTGCTGTATTCCTGGTGGCAAACGCTATATTTGAgcaatgtttcttaataaaaatgtgttttgatgatatctatgtcgagatatgtgtgtttcattttcaacattttcaaacatggttaaaaaaacaaaccgctaatatgttttctaaaccctATTTTCACAATGTATAATGTATAACTTCCAATGAGTTTATTTTACACTATCCACTGAAATGTCCTTATCTTTCAAATTTCACATCTTTGTCTACATCCTCCACATCTATAACAGATCTTTTTATCCTATATATTGATGTTctttttgtttactttaattTTGTGACCAAtgcatgttagaaatgtcatcaacatgcccaTTTCTATATGCCAACATTTTCTTGTTTCCTCACGTGgtttcactctgacattttctggacacTTTACTAAGTAGCTGGCAGAAAAGGTTTCAAAAAATCTCTGGAGCAGCTGACTTGGACATTTTCGTTTTCAGGTCCCTCTGGACATTTTGTGATCAGGGATTCATTCAAGCTTTGGCAGCGTGTCTTGTTGCACCGTGAGCTGGTGCTCATAGTTCCCCCTAAATGGAAATACAAGCATGAGAAGTGTATCTTCCTTTCTCATTACCTTTGAGAACCTCTGGAGGGCCTGGGTTCCTCTTGCAGcttcctttatatttaatttcctgTCTGTGAGTTTCATGGCCCCAGGTCTCTCAAGAGCAGCACATTATATCCACAGTCGAGGCTTTATGTTTGCTCCGTTCTGTTTTATCTCTTCGAGagttttgtgtctctgtgttgacAAAGCTTAACCGCCCTTGTTCTTTATCTTCTGCTTGGCTGGCATTAAAAAGTGGAAGCTCCTTTCTTTTTGCCTCTGTGCTCAGAAGAGAGCACAGGGGCCATCATCTTTATGGTCTGTGGAGAGGGGGAGGCTCGGTGACGTGTcggagaggcagagaaatgacCAGAAACGGAAAAAGAAAGGTTTAGATCCAGCAGAGGAACCAattagaataaaacaacaacactgcgaggaggaagagaaggagaaacagttTGTCTCTGTCCGTGTTATGTATGGTGGATATTCAGGGTTAGACTGTGGCTAAGGCTAAGAAGAATTCTTATTTCAGTGTCTGCCATCCAACAGGGACAGGTTGATGGTGAACAGGGAAATGGTGACCAAAAATACTGTGGCTTTAGGTCTTTTGGATGGTgtgactgaaacacacacacacacacaaaacactggtCTCCTCTTTGAAAAGTTTGCTTTCTTATCGTATCTCAACCTCCACAGTTATGATGTTAACTGCAGCATAGATGAACTGCAGTACATCCTGTTTTGcctaaatttacatttaaatgtatttatttgccaGATGCTTTAATCTGAAGCAATTTACAAATGAACATCCCTCACAATTACTACCCCACCAGATGTCACCTAACAGCTAAA from the Platichthys flesus chromosome 15, fPlaFle2.1, whole genome shotgun sequence genome contains:
- the c15h5orf15 gene encoding keratinocyte-associated transmembrane protein 2 — translated: MATFRTMGRSSRTVCALSLVILLQLLAGGCLSAPVNVTEPKDDNPVVTVSSNVTIQTQDTSDLDTSPLEHSNTTVAEPQNATKSVDNDPTSAVTTPQEESKASPANTEMQAEIIATSADKPQQEPAGTEEQKAVSTGQQVPVSTGDQKAVSTGEQKTDAAVTVDAPEEPADPDNITATAAEVPTTPVKTQEPAEPITEKIEPTASDEKIPSVSKASEEQDPEPGLLQTTERGPIDLDSYTDEDDKDDEDDGTYGQSDDIDSDDNMETTDNDYLNVAVGEKDQTLSTHQQSGRMEVIHHNEVESYNTEDEDSHFFFHLVILAFLVAIIYITYHNKRKIFLLTQSRRWKDGLCSRNNVEYHRLDQNVNEAMPSLKMTRDYIF